Within the Alteromonas sp. M12 genome, the region TAGCGTTGAAAAAACGTCATCCTAAACTAGATGTTGTAGTTCTATATGCAACTGAAGGTTGGAAAGTGGCTGAACAATTAGCGCAAGCAGATATTGCTGTTATTTTGAATCCTGAATCGAATTTACCGTACGAATTCGACCAATTAGCTGCAACAATGGAAAACGCTGGTCGCTTGCAAAAGGCCGGTGTAATTATTGCTATTGGTATGAACACCCACAATATTCGTTTAGCCAAGCAACATGCTGGAAATGCTGTTTCTCACGGCTTACCTTGGGATGCAGGCCTTGCCGCGTTAACAATTAACCCAGCCAAGATATTTGGTATAGACGACAAAGTTGGTAGTCTGAGCAAAGGCAAACAAGCTGATGTGGTGGTTTGGTCTGGCGATCCGATGGAAGTTGCTGAGGGTGCTGAAGTTGTTATCATTAATGGTGAGTTAGTTGAAATGACATCTCGTCAGACAAAACTGCGTGATAGGTATTTGCAACCTTCTAATGGCAAAAGTGTGCATTACACCAGACCATAAATTGTTATCTCTGACTCGTGCGTAGTATGGGTTGGTAATATAGTAATTTAAACACAAAATAGAACTTTAGATGTGACCCCCAATAGTTGAAAAATCCGAAGACTGGGGGTCTTTTTTATGGCTAACCCGCACTTATTCTTCAAGTTTTTTTTGCGCCTTTCCTACATCTTTAATCTTTAACAGCAAATATTCATTTTTTGGATACCGTTAAACTGCTCTGCAGCAGATTTATTGGAAATAATCATATCAGACGGTCACCAAACTTTTTATAAGGTACTCTTTAAATTAAGTGCTGATATTGATTTGAGCAATATTTCACACCTCAATTTGGTTGATGAACTTCAATACTTGGTGTTTTATGATACGCACTCTTTGTCGCTGGCAGCAAAAATACGATTATGGGTTATCAATTGTTTTTTATTGGGTTGGATAACAAAGCTTGAAGCTGGTTATTTGTTACTTCAGTCTTAAATCCTTAATTCATTGTTCCAGTATTTGATGTGATTTTGATTGGGACATGACTAAATGGCCAATTGAAATACAGTGGTTTCTTTAGACCAGTTTAACCGTGCATGCTAACGAAACTCAATTAATCTGGCAGTGTACTTATATTCGGTATTTATCCTATGTCTATTTATAAGTAAGCTGACCTTTTTCTATTTGTTATTGAATAGCTAATTCATAATCGCTTAAACAGACTTTTTGAGAATGTTTAGTCATTAATTGCATTACATTCTGCAAATTAAATTTGAAAAGTGTCAACGCTATTTAGGGCGGGTTAGGGTCATAAAAAAAGCCCGCGATTGCGGGCTTTTTTAATTTTTGAAATAACTAACTAATTATTGAGCTTCAACATCAAGAACAGTTAGTGCATTTTCATCTCCGTTTTCATCTTTATATATGACACCACCAACATAGTTTTCACCACTTTGCAGTCCATACATACCGACATAAACGTTACTTGTACGACCATTAACAGCTCGTGAAGATGCTCTAACAGTCATTTTTTTAGTACCAGACTCATCGACAGTCCAGACGTGTAATGGAGCGAGAACACTGTCTTCGCCACCCAATGAATAACCGTGTACAAACACGACATAAATGTCACTATTTCCTAGATTAGCTAAAGGCTCAGGATCAATTAAGACAACAGATTCATTCGATGTAGCGGTTAAACTAGAGCCAACTTCTGAACAGCTAAAACCTGGACAAGCATAAACATATAAGTCCAAATCAACATCAGCAGTGGCTTGATCTTCGTCATAAAGGGCGAATTTAGCTATGCGAGTACCTTCTGGCACGTCTACAAAGTAAAAACCTAAACTACCTTCATTGAAAGCGAATTCTTGGTCAGCATCCTGATAAACGGTATCTACAAATACATCAGCAGTATCTAGGCCAATTCCTTCAGCATACAATCTGCCGTTATAACCCATTTCCGCTGATAATGTGACCCGTGCAACAGAACTTGTAGTAGTCATGTTTACAGTCTCAGGAGCGATAACTCTAAGTGGAGCTGTTGGTTTTATAGCGATTGGACTGCGAACATCGTGACTTCCATCACTCCATGTTATATCACCAAATACCCATTCATCCTCTACTGCACTGTCATTTTTAGTAAAGGTCAACTGATAAATACCCAGACCACTATCGTTGAAGCTCATAGTATCTGAATCAACAATTGTTCCTGTGGCAAAATCGTAAACACTTACAGTGACATCAACACCTTCTGGAGCGTTAACTGTAGCAACGTAGCTATCAGAGTCACTTACATTAGTCACATAACGTGTAATGGTTTGCGTGTCTGCTAGTTGTTCAATTGCAATGGAAGCAAGATTGAGATCACTGGCATCAGTTGGGAAACCAGCACCCTCTAATGCTGCACAAGCACCTGGGAAGTAATCTGATTCTACGAATGCTTGTTCACCTTGACCACATAAAAACGCATAGTAGTCATTAAAATTAGCATCGTAAACAAGACCAGGATCAACCGCTGAATTAGGATCAACATGACCTGCTCCATAATCAAATGGATCAGCAGCAGTTAAACCATCTTCTTTAGTTAGGTTTTGTCTTGCAGTCGTCATTATAGCTGATTTGACCGCAGCAGGACTCCATGTCGGATGAGCTTCTCTAACTAAGGTAGCTAAACCAGCAATGTGCGGTGATGACATTGAAGTACCACTTAGATAAGCATAGCTTTCACCCATCTGTCCGCTGTCGATTTGAGAACCGGAAGTCCCCGCTAGAATCTGCTGTCCCGGGGCTGTGATATCAGGTTTAATGATATCTGCTGTTGCTAGACTTTCACCACGTGAAGAGAAGCCGGCCATCTGATTGCCAATTTGTGGAATTATGCCACCAGAAATACCATCATTGGTTAAGGTAACACTTACCACCATTTCATCTACTAAATCTACTAATTCCAATCCATCAGAATTAGAGATCATCACACCAGGAATATTGATTCCAGTGCTTTCACCGCCCATGACGATCGCTTCAGCAGTTGAATAAACAACCACCCCGATTGCGCCGGCTTCTTGTGCATATAGAATTTTTTCTGAAAATGCACATGAACCTCTGGAAATTAAAGCGATATTTCCGTCAATTTCTTCAGCATTTGTAATTGGATTATTACCAGTAAAAATATCTGGATCTTCGTCACACATGAATACTGGAGATGTCGCTACCAATTGACCACTAAGACCTTCGTCAGGAATTGGAGAAGTAATT harbors:
- a CDS encoding S8 family serine peptidase, which produces MLRKQLTVLGTGCFLAMSVHSALALSNSDRSLLTLDGSTSHNLKTTSRYIIQLKDQPAISGVKSTGIPLKADGVLNTAKYDANSVASITYRNKLVNKQRQVMSSVGVTEAIYTYEHAFNGFAAVLTETQIAKLKSNPEVLNIWPDEVRHMDTSNTPSFLGLTAPGGLHTLGNKGENMIIGVVDSGVWPENPSLDDAGFDPIQETRPEWPAPEDACDVGTDPLFSCNNKLIGARYFNSGFAPESILPGEFDSPRDADGHGTHTITTAGGNENVSAKILGLDVGTVTGMAPRARVAAYKVCWNGSAEGNSGCFPTDSVAAIDAAVADGVDVINYSISGSTTTLVDPVHVAFFNAAQGGVFSSLSAGNSGPGAQTVAHNVPWVTTVGASTYDGDAEVVGKSLNVSYGDTNDAYYSLGGSITSPIPDEGLSGQLVATSPVFMCDEDPDIFTGNNPITNAEEIDGNIALISRGSCAFSEKILYAQEAGAIGVVVYSTAEAIVMGGESTGINIPGVMISNSDGLELVDLVDEMVVSVTLTNDGISGGIIPQIGNQMAGFSSRGESLATADIIKPDITAPGQQILAGTSGSQIDSGQMGESYAYLSGTSMSSPHIAGLATLVREAHPTWSPAAVKSAIMTTARQNLTKEDGLTAADPFDYGAGHVDPNSAVDPGLVYDANFNDYYAFLCGQGEQAFVESDYFPGACAALEGAGFPTDASDLNLASIAIEQLADTQTITRYVTNVSDSDSYVATVNAPEGVDVTVSVYDFATGTIVDSDTMSFNDSGLGIYQLTFTKNDSAVEDEWVFGDITWSDGSHDVRSPIAIKPTAPLRVIAPETVNMTTTSSVARVTLSAEMGYNGRLYAEGIGLDTADVFVDTVYQDADQEFAFNEGSLGFYFVDVPEGTRIAKFALYDEDQATADVDLDLYVYACPGFSCSEVGSSLTATSNESVVLIDPEPLANLGNSDIYVVFVHGYSLGGEDSVLAPLHVWTVDESGTKKMTVRASSRAVNGRTSNVYVGMYGLQSGENYVGGVIYKDENGDENALTVLDVEAQ